In Rouxiella sp. WC2420, the following proteins share a genomic window:
- the rpoC gene encoding DNA-directed RNA polymerase subunit beta' yields the protein MKDLLKFLKAQTKTEEFDAIKIALASPDMIRSWSFGEVKKPETINYRTFKPERDGLFCARIFGPVKDYECLCGKYKRLKHRGVICEKCGVEVTQTKVRRERMGHIELASPTAHIWFLKSLPSRIGLLLDMPLRDIERVLYFESYVVIEGGMTNLEKRQILTEEQYLDALEEFGDEFDAKMGAEAIQALLKNMDLEAECEQLREELNETNSETKRKKLTKRIKLLEAFVQSGNKPEWMILTVLPVLPPDLRPLVPLDGGRFATSDLNDLYRRVINRNNRLKRLLDLAAPDIIVRNEKRMLQEAVDALLDNGRRGRAITGSNKRPLKSLADMIKGKQGRFRQNLLGKRVDYSGRSVITVGPYLRLHQCGLPKKMALELFKPFIYGKLELRGLATTIKAAKKMVEREEAVVWDILDEVIREHPVLLNRAPTLHRLGIQAFEPVLIEGKAIQLHPLVCAAYNADFDGDQMAVHVPLTLEAQLEARALMMSTNNILSPANGEPIIVPSQDVVLGLYYMTRDCVNAKGEGMVLTGPKEAERVYRAGLASLHARVKVRITEEIKNTEGEVTHRTSIIDTTIGRAILWMIVPTGLPFSIVNQPLGKKAISKMLNTCYRILGLKPTVIFADQTMYTGFAYAARSGVSVGIDDMVIPAKKAEIIDEAETEVAEIQQQFQSGLVTAGERYNKVIDIWAAANERVAKAMMENLSVEDVVNRDGVTEQQVSFNSIFMMADSGARGSPAQIRQLAGMRGLMAKPDGSIIETPITANFREGLNVLQYFISTHGARKGLADTALKTANSGYLTRRLVDVAQDLVVTEDDCGTHEGILMTPVIEGGDVKEPLRERVLGRVTAEDILKPGTADILVPRNTLLHEKTCDLLEENSVDSVKVRSVVSCETDFGVCANCYGRDLARGHIINKGEAIGVIAAQSIGEPGTQLTMRTFHIGGAASRAAAESSIQVKNTGTIKLSNHKHVTNANGKLVITSRNTELKLIDEFGRTKESYKVPYGSVMGKGDGQPVNGGETVANWDPHTMPVISEVSGFIRFTDIVDTLTITRQTDDLTGLSSLVVLDSAERSTGGKDLRPALKIVDAKGNDVLIPGTDMPAQYFLPGKAIVQLEDGTQIHSGDTLARIPQESSGTKDITGGLPRVADLFEARRPKEPAILAEISGIISFGKETKGKRRLVISPLDGSDAYEEMIPKWRQLNVFEGEVVERGDVVSDGPESPHDILRLRGVHAVTRYITNEVQEVYRLQGVKINDKHIEVIVRQMLRKGTIVSAGGTDFLEGEQAEMSRVKIANRKLEAEGKITATFSRDLLGITKASLATESFISAASFQETTRVLTEAAVAGKRDELRGLKENVIVGRLIPAGTGYAYHQERARRKALGDVPVAPPVSADEATANLAELLNAGFGSSED from the coding sequence GTGAAAGACTTACTAAAGTTTCTGAAAGCGCAAACTAAGACCGAAGAGTTTGATGCGATCAAAATTGCTCTGGCATCGCCAGACATGATCCGTTCTTGGTCTTTTGGTGAAGTTAAGAAGCCAGAAACCATTAACTACCGTACGTTCAAACCAGAGCGTGACGGCCTTTTCTGTGCCCGTATTTTCGGACCAGTAAAAGATTACGAATGCCTGTGCGGTAAGTACAAGCGTTTAAAACATCGCGGCGTGATCTGCGAGAAGTGCGGCGTTGAAGTGACCCAGACTAAAGTACGCCGTGAGCGTATGGGCCACATCGAACTGGCTTCCCCGACTGCACACATCTGGTTCCTGAAATCTTTGCCATCGCGCATCGGTTTGCTGTTGGATATGCCACTGCGTGACATCGAACGCGTACTGTACTTCGAATCTTATGTTGTTATCGAAGGCGGTATGACCAACCTCGAAAAACGCCAGATCCTGACTGAAGAGCAGTATCTTGACGCGTTGGAAGAGTTTGGTGACGAGTTCGACGCCAAGATGGGTGCAGAAGCTATTCAGGCCCTGTTGAAAAACATGGATCTGGAAGCGGAATGCGAGCAGCTGCGTGAAGAGTTGAACGAAACCAACTCCGAAACCAAGCGTAAGAAACTGACCAAGCGTATCAAGCTGCTGGAAGCGTTCGTACAGTCTGGCAACAAGCCAGAGTGGATGATCCTGACCGTGCTGCCGGTACTGCCGCCAGACTTGCGTCCATTGGTTCCGTTGGACGGTGGTCGTTTCGCAACGTCGGATCTGAACGATCTGTACCGTCGCGTGATCAACCGTAACAACCGTTTGAAACGCCTGCTTGATTTGGCTGCGCCAGACATCATCGTACGTAACGAAAAACGTATGCTGCAAGAAGCGGTAGATGCTTTGCTGGATAACGGCCGTCGCGGTCGTGCAATTACCGGCTCTAACAAGCGTCCGCTGAAATCTCTGGCAGACATGATTAAAGGTAAACAGGGTCGTTTCCGTCAGAACTTGCTGGGTAAACGTGTCGACTATTCAGGTCGTTCCGTTATCACCGTAGGTCCATACCTGCGTCTGCACCAGTGTGGTCTGCCGAAGAAAATGGCTCTTGAGCTGTTCAAACCGTTCATCTACGGCAAGCTTGAGCTGCGTGGTCTTGCTACCACCATCAAAGCCGCCAAGAAAATGGTTGAGCGCGAAGAAGCTGTCGTTTGGGATATCCTGGACGAAGTTATCCGCGAACACCCGGTACTGCTGAACCGTGCACCAACCCTGCACCGTTTGGGTATCCAGGCGTTTGAACCTGTTCTGATCGAAGGCAAGGCAATCCAGCTTCACCCGCTGGTTTGTGCGGCATACAACGCCGACTTCGATGGTGACCAGATGGCAGTACACGTTCCGCTGACGCTTGAAGCTCAGCTGGAAGCGCGTGCCCTGATGATGTCTACCAACAACATCCTGTCACCAGCGAACGGCGAGCCAATCATCGTTCCTTCACAGGACGTTGTATTGGGTCTGTACTACATGACCCGTGACTGTGTTAACGCCAAAGGCGAAGGCATGGTGTTGACTGGACCTAAAGAAGCCGAACGCGTTTACCGCGCCGGTCTTGCTTCTCTGCATGCTCGCGTAAAAGTGCGTATTACAGAAGAGATCAAGAATACTGAAGGCGAAGTTACCCACCGTACCTCGATTATCGATACGACGATCGGTCGCGCCATCCTGTGGATGATCGTGCCAACAGGTCTGCCGTTCTCTATCGTTAACCAGCCGTTGGGCAAAAAAGCTATCTCCAAAATGCTTAACACTTGTTACCGCATTTTGGGCCTGAAGCCGACCGTTATTTTTGCTGACCAGACCATGTACACCGGTTTCGCCTATGCAGCACGCTCAGGTGTGTCTGTTGGTATCGATGACATGGTTATCCCTGCCAAGAAAGCAGAGATTATCGATGAAGCAGAAACCGAAGTTGCAGAAATTCAGCAGCAGTTCCAGTCTGGTCTGGTAACCGCTGGCGAACGATACAACAAGGTAATCGATATCTGGGCCGCAGCCAACGAACGTGTTGCCAAGGCCATGATGGAAAACCTGTCTGTAGAAGACGTTGTCAACCGTGACGGCGTTACTGAGCAGCAGGTTTCCTTCAACAGCATCTTTATGATGGCCGACTCCGGTGCGCGTGGTTCACCTGCACAGATTCGTCAGCTGGCCGGTATGCGTGGTCTGATGGCCAAGCCGGACGGTTCCATCATTGAAACGCCAATCACTGCGAACTTCCGTGAAGGTTTGAACGTACTTCAGTACTTCATCTCAACCCACGGTGCTCGTAAAGGCTTGGCGGATACCGCACTGAAAACGGCTAACTCCGGTTATCTGACCCGTCGTCTGGTTGATGTGGCACAGGACCTGGTAGTTACCGAAGACGACTGTGGTACCCACGAGGGTATCCTGATGACTCCGGTTATCGAAGGCGGCGACGTTAAAGAACCACTGCGTGAGCGTGTACTGGGTCGTGTAACGGCTGAAGACATCCTCAAGCCGGGTACTGCGGACATTCTTGTTCCGCGTAACACCCTGCTTCACGAGAAGACGTGTGATCTGTTGGAAGAGAACTCTGTCGACAGCGTGAAAGTGCGTTCTGTAGTAAGTTGTGAAACCGACTTTGGTGTGTGTGCTAACTGCTACGGTCGCGACCTGGCACGTGGTCACATCATCAACAAAGGTGAAGCGATCGGCGTTATTGCAGCACAGTCAATCGGTGAGCCAGGTACACAGCTGACGATGCGTACGTTCCACATCGGTGGTGCGGCATCTCGTGCGGCGGCAGAATCGAGCATTCAGGTTAAGAACACCGGTACGATTAAGCTGAGCAACCACAAGCACGTTACCAATGCTAACGGCAAACTGGTTATCACTTCTCGTAATACCGAGCTGAAATTGATCGACGAATTCGGTCGTACCAAAGAAAGCTATAAAGTGCCTTACGGCTCTGTAATGGGTAAAGGTGATGGTCAACCTGTTAACGGCGGCGAAACCGTTGCTAACTGGGATCCGCACACCATGCCAGTAATCAGTGAAGTGAGTGGTTTCATTCGCTTTACCGATATTGTCGATACCCTGACCATTACCCGTCAGACTGACGACCTTACCGGTCTGTCATCTCTGGTGGTTCTGGATTCGGCAGAACGTAGCACCGGTGGTAAAGACCTGCGTCCAGCGCTGAAAATCGTTGATGCCAAAGGCAACGACGTATTGATCCCAGGTACAGATATGCCTGCTCAATACTTCCTGCCAGGTAAAGCGATTGTACAGCTGGAAGATGGTACTCAGATCCACTCTGGTGACACCCTTGCGCGTATTCCTCAGGAATCAAGCGGTACCAAGGACATCACCGGTGGTCTGCCACGCGTTGCCGACTTGTTCGAAGCGCGTCGTCCGAAAGAGCCTGCAATCCTTGCTGAAATCAGCGGGATTATCTCGTTCGGTAAAGAGACCAAAGGCAAGCGCCGTCTGGTAATTTCTCCGTTGGATGGCAGCGATGCCTACGAAGAAATGATCCCTAAATGGCGTCAGCTGAACGTGTTCGAGGGTGAGGTTGTGGAACGTGGTGACGTCGTATCAGACGGCCCAGAGTCTCCACACGACATTCTGCGTCTTCGTGGTGTGCATGCGGTTACCCGTTACATCACCAACGAAGTGCAGGAAGTTTACCGTCTGCAAGGCGTTAAGATTAACGATAAACACATCGAAGTTATCGTTCGTCAGATGCTGCGTAAAGGCACCATCGTTAGCGCGGGCGGCACCGACTTCCTGGAAGGCGAGCAGGCAGAAATGTCTCGCGTTAAAATCGCTAACCGCAAGCTGGAAGCTGAAGGCAAAATCACGGCAACATTCAGCCGTGACCTGCTGGGTATCACCAAGGCATCCTTGGCGACCGAGTCCTTCATCTCCGCTGCATCGTTCCAGGAAACGACGCGCGTTCTTACCGAAGCTGCTGTTGCAGGTAAACGTGATGAACTGCGCGGCCTGAAAGAGAACGTAATTGTGGGCCGTCTGATCCCAGCCGGTACCGGTTACGCTTATCACCAGGAACGTGCACGTCGTAAAGCTCTGGGCGATGTGCCAGTTGCACCGCCAGTTAGCGCTGACGAAGCAACGGCTAACCTTGCCGAGTTGCTCAACGCAGGTTTTGGTAGCAGCGAAGATTAA